In one window of Gammaproteobacteria bacterium DNA:
- a CDS encoding manganese-dependent inorganic pyrophosphatase, producing MPVYAVGHKVPDSDSIVGAIALAYLKTQIGEDVIPARLGELSPETKFILDKFNYPVPELKLSYAGESLYIIDHSDIALAPDDIAQATILGIIDHHKLGDLTSDTPLECWIRPVGCSNTVIKMMYDFHKVDIPKDIAGMMLCAILSDTVIFKSPTCTTADIRCVEVLADIAGIEDFKELGMDMFKVKSAVLNTPMRDLVMRDFKNFNMNGTKIGIGQLEVIDLAIFDEMKADLEAEIAKLKQEEGQHSVLLLLTDIMKEGSELLVVSDNDSLAEQAFGQATVAGKVWLDGVLSRKKQIVPPLEKVFA from the coding sequence ATGCCAGTTTATGCTGTAGGCCACAAAGTTCCTGACTCAGATTCAATCGTAGGCGCTATTGCGCTTGCCTATTTAAAAACACAAATCGGTGAAGACGTAATCCCTGCACGCTTAGGTGAGTTATCGCCGGAAACTAAATTTATCTTAGATAAGTTTAATTACCCAGTGCCAGAGCTAAAGCTAAGCTATGCGGGTGAAAGCTTATATATTATCGATCATTCAGATATCGCCTTAGCGCCTGATGATATTGCTCAAGCGACCATTTTGGGGATTATCGACCATCATAAATTAGGTGATCTGACATCAGATACCCCGCTTGAGTGTTGGATCCGCCCGGTAGGTTGTAGTAATACCGTGATCAAGATGATGTATGATTTCCACAAAGTGGATATTCCAAAAGATATCGCGGGCATGATGTTATGCGCTATTTTGAGCGATACCGTTATCTTTAAATCACCAACTTGTACTACCGCAGATATTCGTTGTGTTGAAGTGTTAGCTGACATTGCTGGCATTGAAGATTTTAAAGAATTGGGCATGGATATGTTCAAAGTAAAATCGGCGGTATTAAATACTCCGATGCGTGATTTAGTGATGCGTGACTTTAAAAACTTTAATATGAACGGCACCAAAATTGGTATTGGCCAATTAGAAGTAATCGATCTGGCAATTTTCGACGAAATGAAAGCCGATCTAGAAGCCGAAATCGCTAAATTAAAACAAGAAGAAGGTCAACATAGCGTGTTGTTATTGTTAACCGACATCATGAAAGAAGGCTCAGAATTGTTAGTTGTTAGCGACAATGATTCCCTCGCTGAGCAAGCTTTTGGCCAAGCAACTGTCGCCGGTAAAGTTTGGCTTGACGGTGTGTTAAGTCGTAAAAAACAAATTGTGCCACCACTTGAAAAAGTATTCGCTTAA
- the cysC gene encoding adenylyl-sulfate kinase, with the protein MSNSPTTNGIDDPNVVWHQHQVNKSQRSEQKSQRPCLLWFTGLSGSGKSTIAGALESALFAQGQHTYLLDGDNVRHGLCGDLGFTDSDRVENIRRVGEVSKLMVDAGLIVLSAFISPFKSERQVVRELLEQHEFIEVHMATSLATCESRDPKGLYQKARSGEIKNFTGISSEYQAPVNPEIFIDTDKLSIAQSVDVLMDYLRAQGHIK; encoded by the coding sequence ATGAGTAACTCTCCAACAACCAACGGCATTGATGATCCAAATGTGGTGTGGCATCAGCATCAGGTCAATAAATCACAGCGCAGCGAACAAAAAAGCCAGCGCCCTTGTTTATTGTGGTTTACCGGCTTAAGTGGCTCGGGAAAGTCAACGATTGCAGGCGCATTAGAGTCAGCATTATTTGCTCAGGGCCAACATACCTATTTGCTTGATGGTGATAATGTTCGCCATGGTTTATGTGGTGACCTTGGTTTTACCGACAGTGACCGAGTTGAAAACATTCGCCGAGTTGGTGAAGTAAGTAAATTGATGGTCGATGCCGGGTTAATCGTGCTAAGTGCGTTTATTTCACCGTTTAAAAGTGAGCGCCAAGTGGTGCGAGAATTGCTTGAACAGCATGAGTTTATTGAAGTTCATATGGCGACATCTTTAGCGACTTGTGAGTCTCGCGATCCGAAAGGTTTGTATCAAAAAGCTCGCTCTGGCGAAATAAAAAACTTCACAGGTATTAGTTCAGAATATCAAGCGCCGGTTAATCCTGAAATCTTCATCGATACAGATAAGTTAAGCATCGCGCAATCAGTCGATGTATTAATGGACTATCTACGGGCACAAGGGCATATAAAATGA
- a CDS encoding LysM peptidoglycan-binding domain-containing protein, translating to MANQSHHDAKMVGDYSEQKIVVAPELPQKITRVTSKKLSPQQVDNLWLRVAMQMNMDQPSNKQITAQRKWYLKHPSYFNRVSKRAEPFLYMIVEQLEQRGIPLELALLPIVESAFDPFAYSHGRASGMWQIIPGTGKRFGLAQNWWYDGRRDVPASTKAALDYLEYLNRFFKGNWLHAIAAYNSGEGRVNRAIKKNRKAGKPTDFWSLDLPKETKDYVPRLLALAQILKDPAQYNLQWPTIDNHAVVSLVDTKSQIDLAFAAKILDMELNDLHKLNPGINRWATAPNGPHVLLIPKDKAHHFKQQLNKTAKSQRVNWVRYKIKAGDSLGLIAQNHQTTLAAIKDVNQIKSSNIRAGKYLLIPISANKLTDYKLTSNARLATKQAKNRSGNKLSHVVKAGDNFWDLGRKYKVNHRSIAKWNGMAPRDPLRLGQKLVIWTKQASKRNNSSSSAIMRNITYKVRSGDSIGLIAQKFSLKIADVIRWNSLQNKKYLQPGQKLKLKIDVTRTNS from the coding sequence ATGGCTAATCAATCACACCATGATGCTAAAATGGTCGGTGATTACAGCGAACAGAAAATCGTAGTTGCACCAGAATTGCCGCAAAAAATTACGCGAGTAACGAGTAAAAAATTAAGCCCACAGCAAGTTGATAATTTGTGGTTACGCGTTGCAATGCAGATGAACATGGACCAGCCAAGTAATAAGCAAATTACGGCTCAGCGTAAGTGGTATTTAAAGCATCCAAGTTACTTTAACCGAGTATCTAAGCGAGCTGAACCCTTTTTATATATGATTGTTGAGCAACTTGAACAACGCGGCATTCCGCTTGAGCTTGCGTTGTTACCCATTGTTGAAAGTGCGTTTGATCCCTTTGCATATTCACATGGTCGTGCGTCAGGCATGTGGCAAATTATTCCAGGAACCGGCAAGCGGTTTGGTTTGGCCCAAAACTGGTGGTATGACGGCCGTCGTGATGTGCCAGCATCAACCAAAGCGGCTTTAGATTACTTGGAATATTTAAATCGATTCTTTAAAGGAAATTGGCTGCATGCGATTGCTGCATATAACTCAGGCGAAGGTCGGGTTAATCGAGCAATCAAAAAGAATCGCAAAGCGGGCAAGCCAACCGATTTTTGGTCATTAGATCTACCAAAGGAAACTAAAGATTATGTGCCAAGATTATTGGCATTAGCGCAAATTCTAAAAGATCCAGCGCAATACAATCTGCAATGGCCAACGATAGACAATCACGCTGTCGTCAGTCTAGTCGACACTAAGTCACAAATTGACCTGGCCTTTGCTGCCAAAATCTTAGATATGGAGCTTAACGACCTACACAAATTAAACCCGGGTATTAATCGTTGGGCAACCGCTCCTAATGGCCCGCATGTTTTGCTTATACCTAAAGATAAAGCACACCATTTTAAGCAGCAACTTAATAAAACAGCCAAGTCTCAACGCGTAAATTGGGTTCGTTATAAAATTAAAGCCGGTGATAGTCTTGGTTTGATTGCACAAAATCATCAAACCACGTTGGCGGCGATAAAAGATGTTAACCAGATTAAATCAAGTAACATTCGCGCTGGTAAGTATTTACTTATTCCGATTTCAGCCAATAAGCTAACTGACTACAAACTGACTTCTAATGCACGATTAGCCACTAAACAGGCTAAAAACAGAAGCGGCAACAAGTTAAGCCATGTGGTGAAAGCTGGCGATAATTTTTGGGATTTGGGACGTAAATATAAAGTAAATCATCGTTCTATCGCTAAATGGAATGGCATGGCACCTAGAGATCCATTACGTTTGGGCCAAAAACTGGTGATTTGGACCAAGCAAGCGAGCAAGCGCAATAATAGTAGCAGTAGCGCCATTATGCGCAACATCACTTACAAGGTTCGCAGTGGCGATTCAATTGGGCTGATTGCACAAAAGTTTAGCTTAAAGATAGCCGACGTGATCCGTTGGAATTCTTTACAGAATAAAAAGTATTTACAACCGGGACAGAAGCTAAAGCTAAAGATTGATGTGACTCGCACCAATTCATAG
- a CDS encoding super-infection exclusion protein B: protein MWKDQSIKQPSHYLFHGMLWLAIASALILFVPTNIGAILKLNYMVDNYAHFVGIFFIVSSSYLLIDIVSSGLKQLRASSLESQQVEQIENRIKTLVSGERAVLREFFLQRKTTLWLPSDESDVKSLVSSGILMPIDYYSQTRQGEQGNSEIELMISHNARPYLSKQRLKLPQGKPSYDDIHYLKSARPAYLTPVPQLKRHA from the coding sequence ATGTGGAAAGATCAGTCTATCAAACAGCCGTCTCATTACCTATTCCACGGTATGCTGTGGCTGGCAATAGCTAGCGCCTTGATCCTGTTCGTACCAACAAATATCGGTGCGATATTAAAACTAAACTATATGGTCGACAACTATGCCCATTTTGTCGGAATATTTTTTATCGTTAGCTCAAGTTATCTGTTGATTGATATTGTTAGCTCGGGACTGAAACAACTAAGAGCCAGCAGTTTAGAGAGCCAACAAGTTGAGCAAATTGAAAATAGAATCAAAACCCTAGTCAGTGGCGAACGTGCGGTATTGCGCGAGTTCTTTTTACAGCGTAAAACCACCTTATGGTTGCCAAGTGATGAATCCGATGTCAAAAGTTTGGTCAGCTCAGGCATCTTAATGCCAATAGATTATTACAGCCAAACGCGCCAAGGCGAGCAAGGAAATAGCGAAATTGAGTTAATGATTTCCCATAACGCTCGCCCATATTTGAGTAAGCAGCGTTTAAAGTTACCTCAGGGCAAACCAAGTTATGATGATATCCATTATTTAAAATCAGCACGCCCAGCTTATTTAACCCCGGTACCACAGTTAAAACGCCATGCCTAA
- the cysQ gene encoding 3'(2'),5'-bisphosphate nucleotidase CysQ, with protein sequence MKLAWQQPLLEIARQAGDAIMAYYQNDGTKTWIKADDSPLTQADLAAHNVIVDGLALLTPDIPVLSEESTEISWQERQPWQQYWLVDPLDGTKEFIKQNGEFTVNIALIEANKPVMSVVYAPALKKLYYANIEQGCFLLEPGQEQIKLSLDVNAQVELPIRVVGSRSHPSEEMAQFSGQFEQVDVIPTGSSLKLCLVAQGLADIYPRLGPTMEWDTAAGQCIAQCAGAKVTQLDGAPLLYNAKQSLKNTYFVVSHPALSWQGNVN encoded by the coding sequence ATGAAACTTGCATGGCAACAACCTTTATTAGAAATAGCGCGCCAAGCGGGCGACGCGATTATGGCTTATTACCAAAATGATGGCACTAAAACGTGGATTAAAGCCGATGATAGCCCATTAACTCAAGCAGACTTAGCTGCTCATAATGTCATTGTTGATGGCCTTGCGTTGTTAACGCCTGATATTCCGGTGTTATCGGAAGAGTCGACTGAAATTTCATGGCAAGAACGCCAACCGTGGCAGCAATATTGGTTAGTCGATCCGCTTGATGGCACTAAAGAATTTATTAAACAAAATGGTGAGTTCACGGTTAATATTGCATTGATCGAGGCTAACAAACCCGTGATGTCGGTTGTTTATGCACCGGCCTTAAAAAAGCTATATTATGCCAATATCGAACAGGGTTGTTTTTTACTTGAACCAGGACAGGAACAGATCAAACTGAGTTTAGATGTTAATGCTCAGGTTGAGTTACCAATTCGAGTTGTCGGCAGCCGCTCTCATCCCAGTGAAGAAATGGCTCAGTTTAGTGGTCAGTTTGAGCAAGTTGATGTGATCCCGACCGGCAGTTCATTAAAGCTGTGTTTAGTCGCTCAAGGACTTGCTGATATTTATCCCCGCTTGGGTCCAACCATGGAGTGGGATACTGCTGCAGGGCAGTGCATCGCACAATGTGCTGGCGCTAAAGTAACCCAATTAGACGGTGCACCATTGCTTTATAATGCGAAGCAATCGCTTAAAAATACTTACTTTGTCGTTAGTCACCCCGCGCTATCTTGGCAGGGCAACGTTAACTAA
- a CDS encoding GHKL domain-containing protein, which yields MGSIFGNHSLIGRRFIAYTVLFSSCLALIFTLLQVQVGYQHELEKHKLNQELIKNSLLQSLAQSVWTFDDAQIYSLLQGMVNIPMIERVSLSLPDNVKYNVGQIQSSQIEELYFKVTYAEKVNKNIKLGNLTVYSSMDDTYLYILKYSALMLFLNLTKTGLVIGFMFFLIDRLIGRHLFKISRHLYHFKDSNQAMPLVLNRRNFVENDELELVVKALNNMQKNIEFERNRAQREAQRRESLQQQIIDQSEQVLTLERNVGLAEIAGTLADELKQPLRKIRDYSQLCGKMLQESVVVPGVLVNVIEKLNEQATVATDILARSQNVLINTQPTLQSIDINQVLSLVVKLVDYNLKDAQVMLIHHDQHNELWVMADQLQLEQVLINLIRNAIDALTEQPQGIRLIEITTWNEGETVYLKVEDNGAGFNVDSASELFKPFFTTKEQSIGIGLSISQNLIAAMKGTIKARNRLERGACFTVSLPQSSKLLSEPVSLKSNLLTSS from the coding sequence ATGGGGAGCATTTTCGGTAATCATAGTTTAATTGGCCGACGTTTTATTGCATACACTGTTTTATTTAGTTCGTGTCTCGCCCTTATTTTCACTCTGCTTCAGGTGCAAGTTGGATATCAGCACGAGCTAGAAAAACACAAGTTAAACCAAGAGCTTATTAAGAATAGTTTGTTGCAAAGTTTAGCGCAAAGTGTCTGGACATTTGACGACGCGCAAATATATTCACTGCTGCAAGGCATGGTGAATATTCCGATGATTGAACGGGTATCACTTAGCCTGCCTGATAACGTCAAATATAACGTCGGTCAAATTCAATCAAGTCAAATTGAAGAATTGTACTTTAAGGTGACTTATGCTGAAAAAGTAAATAAAAATATCAAATTAGGGAATTTAACTGTTTATTCCAGCATGGACGATACTTATCTTTATATACTCAAATATTCCGCGCTGATGCTTTTTCTTAACCTGACAAAAACCGGATTAGTGATTGGTTTTATGTTTTTCTTGATAGATCGCTTAATTGGCCGCCATCTGTTTAAAATAAGTCGACACTTATATCATTTTAAAGATAGTAATCAAGCGATGCCATTGGTCTTAAACCGTCGTAATTTTGTTGAAAATGATGAATTAGAACTGGTGGTTAAAGCACTTAATAACATGCAAAAAAATATTGAATTTGAGCGTAACCGAGCCCAACGAGAGGCGCAGCGCCGTGAATCATTGCAGCAACAGATTATTGATCAATCAGAACAGGTATTAACGCTGGAGCGTAATGTTGGCTTAGCGGAAATAGCAGGGACCTTGGCTGATGAACTAAAGCAACCGTTGCGCAAGATACGTGATTACTCACAATTGTGTGGAAAAATGTTGCAAGAATCGGTTGTTGTTCCCGGTGTCTTAGTCAATGTGATTGAAAAATTGAACGAGCAAGCAACCGTGGCGACAGATATTTTGGCACGATCACAAAATGTTTTAATCAATACCCAGCCAACGCTGCAGAGTATAGATATCAATCAAGTGCTCAGTTTGGTCGTAAAGTTAGTCGATTATAATCTCAAAGACGCACAAGTAATGTTGATTCACCACGATCAGCATAATGAATTATGGGTCATGGCGGACCAGTTACAGTTAGAGCAAGTGCTGATCAATTTAATTCGCAATGCGATAGATGCATTAACCGAGCAGCCGCAAGGGATCCGATTGATTGAAATTACCACTTGGAATGAGGGGGAAACTGTTTATCTTAAAGTTGAAGATAATGGCGCTGGTTTTAATGTCGATTCCGCCAGTGAACTGTTTAAGCCATTTTTTACCACCAAAGAGCAAAGCATTGGCATTGGTTTGAGTATTTCTCAAAACTTGATTGCGGCGATGAAAGGAACAATAAAAGCACGTAATCGACTTGAGCGTGGCGCTTGTTTCACTGTTTCTTTGCCACAATCGAGCAAGCTATTGTCTGAGCCCGTGAGTCTAAAGTCGAATTTATTGACGAGTAGTTAA
- a CDS encoding SLC13 family permease yields MLAVLVILLISNKIRPAILFTTAIGTSYLLDWISLKQVMANFTNPSLLTLILLLLAAVAMEKTDLLQAIGRHLNQKNFAVVITKLGLSTAFLSSVTNNSAVVASLIGVLKRNQYHSPSKLLLPLSYTAILGGTLTLIGTSTNLIVNSFVVDAGLEPIGFFDFSLIGLAVVGCGLVVIVLLSARLPDRCAEVDTELPYLLEAVISIDSVMAGKSVEDNRLRALQRLYLVEIERDGQLIKPVSPQEMLQVGDRLMFAGDTQSLHILQEMDGLEWFAKSHLKGQALVEVIISHSSVINGKTLKESCFRERFDAAVVAIRRGHDKLSGGFGQIKLRAGDTLILVPGKKFHQNSDIYREFVMVSESDVSARLDTKQSRAVVFGFLATLALSLVDLVPLTKGLLVLIVAFVLFGVISLEELKRRFPFELVAIVGAALGLANIMVDSGVAQILGDFLLTVFNGWGVFGAFVAVYVFTLVLTELITNNAAAALAFPIAYSLAMSYQVDPRPFIMAVIFGASASFISPYGYQTNLMVYSAGNYRFRDYLSLGVPLSIVYSTVVIIMIPLVFPFIKVAY; encoded by the coding sequence ATGCTGGCAGTGCTGGTGATCTTGTTAATTTCTAACAAGATCCGCCCAGCAATCTTATTTACCACTGCCATCGGCACCAGTTACTTGCTTGACTGGATAAGTCTTAAGCAAGTGATGGCAAACTTTACTAATCCGTCGTTGTTAACGTTAATTTTGTTATTGTTGGCTGCAGTGGCGATGGAAAAAACTGATTTATTGCAAGCTATTGGGCGACACCTTAATCAGAAAAATTTTGCTGTGGTGATCACAAAACTGGGCTTGTCAACGGCATTTTTGTCTTCGGTGACCAATAACTCAGCCGTGGTCGCTTCTCTTATTGGCGTGTTAAAACGTAACCAATACCATTCCCCCTCTAAGTTGTTATTGCCTTTGTCATATACCGCAATTTTAGGCGGTACACTGACGTTAATTGGTACCTCGACTAATTTGATCGTAAACAGCTTTGTGGTAGATGCAGGGCTAGAGCCGATTGGTTTTTTTGACTTTAGCCTGATAGGTTTGGCGGTGGTTGGCTGTGGTTTAGTGGTGATTGTGCTATTGAGTGCCAGATTGCCCGATCGCTGCGCCGAAGTTGATACTGAATTACCTTACTTACTCGAAGCGGTTATTAGTATTGATTCGGTGATGGCAGGTAAAAGTGTTGAAGACAATCGTTTACGGGCATTACAGCGGCTGTATTTGGTTGAAATCGAACGTGATGGCCAACTAATAAAGCCGGTGTCACCACAAGAAATGTTACAAGTTGGTGACCGTTTAATGTTTGCTGGCGATACTCAAAGTTTGCATATTTTGCAAGAGATGGACGGACTAGAATGGTTTGCTAAGTCGCACCTTAAAGGGCAGGCATTAGTTGAAGTCATCATTAGCCACTCATCGGTTATCAATGGTAAAACATTAAAGGAAAGCTGCTTTCGCGAGCGTTTTGATGCCGCCGTTGTCGCAATACGTCGCGGCCACGACAAATTAAGTGGCGGCTTTGGCCAAATTAAATTACGCGCCGGTGATACCTTAATTTTGGTGCCGGGCAAGAAATTTCATCAAAATAGTGATATTTATCGCGAATTTGTGATGGTTAGTGAGTCTGATGTTAGTGCCAGACTCGATACCAAGCAATCGCGTGCTGTTGTGTTCGGCTTTTTAGCGACCTTAGCCCTGTCACTGGTTGATTTAGTTCCGTTAACTAAGGGTTTATTAGTACTGATCGTGGCTTTTGTGTTGTTTGGGGTGATAAGCCTTGAAGAATTAAAACGTCGCTTCCCTTTTGAATTAGTGGCGATTGTTGGGGCTGCGCTTGGTTTAGCTAATATCATGGTCGACAGCGGCGTGGCACAAATACTGGGCGATTTCTTGTTAACGGTGTTTAATGGTTGGGGCGTATTCGGGGCATTTGTCGCGGTTTACGTGTTTACCTTAGTCTTGACTGAGCTTATCACCAATAATGCGGCAGCAGCCTTGGCCTTTCCAATTGCCTATAGTTTGGCGATGAGTTATCAAGTCGATCCGCGGCCTTTTATTATGGCGGTAATATTTGGTGCTAGCGCGAGCTTTATTTCGCCCTATGGTTATCAAACGAACCTAATGGTTTATAGTGCCGGAAATTATCGGTTCCGTGATTACTTAAGCCTGGGCGTACCATTATCAATTGTATATTCTACCGTGGTAATTATTATGATCCCGTTAGTTTTCCCTTTTATTAAAGTAGCTTATTAG
- a CDS encoding SRPBCC family protein, whose amino-acid sequence MKVFRIVMWFTVLILFAGLFLPQDYRLMRSQTILATPQAVHQLVGDLNQWPRWSPWLELEPSVQVTLGSQQTGVGASQHWTDDSGGGRLSFIASSPSTGIIYNLWFGENKMPAISHLNYIVLSSQMVRIEWTLEGEVQLPIIGFYLAQAMDWLIGPAFELGLANLKREVEN is encoded by the coding sequence ATGAAAGTGTTTCGAATTGTCATGTGGTTTACAGTATTAATTTTGTTTGCCGGCCTATTCCTGCCACAAGATTATCGGCTAATGCGCAGTCAAACTATTCTAGCAACCCCGCAAGCTGTCCATCAATTAGTCGGTGATTTAAACCAGTGGCCTCGCTGGAGTCCTTGGCTTGAACTTGAACCATCGGTTCAAGTTACCTTAGGTAGCCAACAAACAGGCGTGGGGGCTAGTCAGCATTGGACTGACGACAGTGGCGGCGGTCGCCTGAGCTTTATCGCCAGTTCGCCAAGCACTGGAATTATTTACAATCTATGGTTTGGTGAGAACAAAATGCCGGCGATATCTCATCTCAACTATATCGTGTTAAGCAGCCAGATGGTTAGGATCGAGTGGACCTTAGAAGGCGAGGTGCAATTACCAATTATTGGTTTTTATTTAGCACAAGCGATGGATTGGTTAATCGGCCCAGCATTTGAACTGGGCCTGGCTAACCTCAAGCGCGAAGTTGAAAATTAG
- a CDS encoding class 1 fructose-bisphosphatase, with translation MQRFVPVLKKDNVDLDLISLLNTLMASCKEISFRLHQGELAGILGSTLDENIQGETQKMLDVISNQLIKDTLLESDLVRAIASEEEDTIVAGNDGGRYLVCFDPLDGSSNIDINSLVGTIFSIMEVPAGMSGANEEMFLQPGHQQVAAGYVLYGPSTQLVLTTGKGVRQYTLDNTIGEFLLTNEQMSISEDTQEFAINMSNQRFWQPAMQNYIADLLAGDTGTRDKNFNMRWIAAMVGDVHRVLTRGGIFTYPTDTKNPEKPYKLRLMYEANPMSFLVEQAGGVSSTGYERIMEIEPTQIHQRVAVILGSKNEVNTCLDYHK, from the coding sequence ATGCAACGCTTTGTGCCCGTACTAAAAAAAGATAATGTTGATTTAGATTTAATTTCGCTACTTAATACCTTAATGGCTTCGTGCAAAGAAATTTCTTTTCGGCTTCATCAAGGTGAACTGGCCGGAATTTTAGGTTCAACCTTAGATGAAAACATTCAAGGTGAAACCCAAAAAATGTTAGATGTTATATCTAACCAGCTAATTAAAGACACCTTATTAGAGTCTGATTTAGTGCGCGCTATTGCCTCTGAAGAAGAAGACACGATTGTCGCAGGTAATGACGGCGGTCGTTATTTAGTGTGTTTCGATCCTCTGGATGGCTCGTCAAACATTGATATTAATAGTTTAGTTGGTACTATTTTTTCAATCATGGAAGTGCCAGCAGGCATGAGCGGTGCTAACGAAGAAATGTTTCTGCAACCTGGCCATCAGCAAGTAGCCGCCGGTTACGTTTTATACGGTCCGTCAACCCAGTTGGTTTTAACCACAGGTAAAGGCGTTCGCCAATACACGCTTGATAATACCATTGGTGAGTTTTTGCTGACTAACGAGCAAATGAGCATCAGTGAAGACACCCAAGAATTTGCCATTAATATGTCTAATCAGCGATTCTGGCAACCAGCGATGCAAAACTATATTGCAGACTTACTCGCTGGCGATACTGGCACGCGTGATAAAAACTTCAACATGCGTTGGATTGCCGCAATGGTTGGTGATGTCCATCGTGTGTTAACCCGTGGCGGCATATTTACTTACCCAACTGATACCAAAAACCCAGAAAAGCCATACAAATTACGTTTAATGTATGAAGCTAACCCAATGAGCTTTTTAGTGGAACAAGCTGGTGGCGTGTCATCTACTGGTTACGAGCGGATTATGGAAATAGAACCGACCCAAATTCATCAACGGGTCGCGGTTATTTTAGGTTCAAAGAATGAAGTTAATACCTGTCTTGATTATCATAAATAG